One window of the Mycobacterium haemophilum DSM 44634 genome contains the following:
- the grcC1 gene encoding nonaprenyl/(2E,6E)-farnesyl/geranylgeranyl diphosphat synthase: MTTPPTVVAGINFGDAAFAATVQDGVARIEQLMDAELRGADEVMAESVLHLFAAGGKRFRPLFTVLSAQIGPRPDAPEVIVAGAVIELVHLASLYHDDVMDEAEVRRGAPSANLRWSNSVAILAGDYLFATASRLVSQLGPDAVRIIADTFAQLVTGQMRETRGVPEDAGSIEQYLKVVYEKTGCLIGSAGRLGGLFAGAHAEQVERLSRLGGIVGTAFQIADDIIDIDSDSTKSGKLPGTDVREGVRTLPMLYALRETGPDSERLRALLAGPVDNDAEVVEALALLRASPGMAKAKQVLAQYAAQAGGELALLPDGPGRDALAALVDYTTNRHG, from the coding sequence ATGACGACTCCGCCGACGGTGGTAGCTGGCATCAATTTCGGCGACGCCGCATTCGCGGCGACCGTGCAAGACGGTGTGGCGCGGATCGAGCAGCTCATGGACGCCGAACTGCGCGGCGCCGACGAGGTGATGGCTGAGTCGGTGCTGCACCTGTTCGCGGCCGGTGGTAAGCGATTCCGGCCGCTGTTCACGGTGCTGTCCGCCCAGATCGGACCCCGGCCCGACGCTCCCGAGGTAATAGTCGCCGGCGCGGTCATCGAGCTGGTCCACCTAGCCTCGCTGTACCACGATGACGTGATGGACGAGGCCGAGGTCCGGCGCGGTGCGCCCAGTGCCAACCTGCGCTGGAGCAACAGCGTCGCCATCCTCGCCGGCGATTATCTGTTTGCCACGGCGTCGCGGCTGGTATCGCAGCTTGGACCGGATGCCGTGCGGATAATCGCTGACACGTTTGCTCAGCTGGTGACCGGGCAGATGCGCGAAACCCGCGGCGTTCCAGAAGATGCAGGTTCGATCGAGCAGTACCTGAAGGTGGTGTACGAAAAGACGGGCTGCCTAATCGGCTCGGCCGGCCGGCTCGGTGGTTTGTTCGCCGGCGCACACGCCGAGCAGGTCGAGCGGCTGAGCCGGCTCGGGGGCATTGTCGGCACCGCGTTTCAGATCGCTGACGACATCATCGATATCGACAGCGACAGCACCAAGTCCGGCAAGCTTCCCGGCACCGATGTGCGTGAAGGCGTGCGCACCTTGCCGATGCTCTATGCGCTGCGCGAGACCGGGCCCGACAGCGAGCGGCTGCGCGCGCTGCTGGCCGGACCCGTCGACAACGACGCAGAGGTAGTCGAGGCGCTAGCGCTGTTGCGGGCGTCGCCGGGGATGGCGAAGGCCAAGCAAGTCCTGGCGCAGTACGCGGCGCAGGCCGGTGGCGAGCTGGCGCTGCTGCCCGACGGCCCCGGTCGGGATGCGTTGGCGGCGCTGGTCGACTACACGACTAACCGGCACGGTTAG